A single genomic interval of Fibrobacter sp. UWB13 harbors:
- a CDS encoding pyridoxamine 5'-phosphate oxidase family protein — protein sequence MRRKDREVLGDENIAKIIEQCTTCHVAMTDDADPSMPYVIPLSFGYSLNSGVLELYFHCAHVGKKLDCIRKNPNVAFSMCVENRIEIHEEAYCKSGRFYASVVGQGKAEIVEDIAEKCRGLSLLMKRQAAHEPHHPDSAHSSQSAIPHKFEFTPEQAATVTVFKITSTNFTGKAKNDKAQKC from the coding sequence ATGCGGCGCAAGGACAGAGAAGTTTTAGGCGACGAAAACATCGCAAAGATTATCGAACAATGTACAACTTGTCATGTCGCAATGACTGATGATGCAGACCCAAGCATGCCCTACGTGATTCCATTGTCATTCGGATACAGCCTTAACAGCGGTGTTCTGGAACTGTATTTCCATTGTGCACATGTCGGCAAAAAGCTCGACTGCATCCGCAAAAATCCGAATGTCGCGTTCAGCATGTGCGTGGAGAATCGCATCGAGATTCACGAAGAAGCATATTGCAAGAGCGGGCGCTTTTATGCAAGCGTTGTCGGGCAAGGCAAAGCTGAAATCGTCGAAGACATCGCCGAAAAATGCCGTGGACTCTCGCTCCTAATGAAACGACAAGCCGCCCATGAGCCTCACCACCCAGATTCCGCGCATTCCTCGCAATCAGCGATCCCGCACAAGTTCGAATTCACGCCCGAACAAGCCGCCACCGTGACCGTTTTCAAGATAACGAGCACTAACTTTACCGGAAAAGCGAAAAACGACAAGGCACAAAAGTGCTAG
- a CDS encoding fibrobacter succinogenes major paralogous domain-containing protein: protein MTKQILLFAPVLLLWACGDSSSDSVGTSPIQAAEIIPFTDSRDGQVYKTVVIGSQTWMAENLNYETKGSCCVRCAEMKTVNVNYAPGGYFTQSYCAKCAEYGGRLYTWDVATTACPSGWHLPSQDEWSTLFNAVKLGDPLAHIDTRLKSTTDWNNYGNTDDFSFSALPVGHSGISVGPYGSGDCYNHEGTGDYAYFWSSTEVDNLTAYYMYLSKYGNAAISTFDFGKSSGFSVRCVKD from the coding sequence ATGACCAAACAAATTTTGTTATTTGCTCCTGTTCTGTTGCTGTGGGCGTGTGGTGATTCTTCGTCAGATTCTGTGGGCACGTCTCCAATTCAGGCTGCGGAAATAATCCCATTCACTGATTCTCGCGATGGGCAGGTCTATAAAACGGTTGTCATCGGTTCGCAGACATGGATGGCCGAAAATCTGAACTACGAAACAAAAGGCAGCTGTTGCGTTAGATGCGCCGAGATGAAGACCGTAAATGTGAACTACGCACCAGGTGGCTACTTCACCCAGAGCTACTGCGCAAAATGCGCCGAGTACGGTGGTCGCCTGTACACGTGGGATGTGGCGACAACGGCTTGCCCTAGTGGTTGGCACCTGCCAAGCCAAGACGAGTGGAGTACCCTATTCAATGCAGTCAAACTCGGCGACCCACTGGCACACATCGATACAAGACTCAAGTCCACAACCGATTGGAATAATTACGGCAATACGGATGATTTCTCGTTTTCGGCGTTGCCTGTTGGCCACAGCGGTATCAGTGTTGGTCCCTATGGCTCGGGCGACTGTTATAATCACGAGGGCACGGGCGACTATGCGTACTTCTGGAGTTCTACAGAGGTCGATAACTTGACTGCGTACTACATGTACTTGTCCAAATATGGTAACGCGGCAATAAGCACATTCGACTTCGGCAAGAGCAGTGGCTTTTCTGTTCGTTGTGTCAAGGACTAA
- the ribF gene encoding riboflavin biosynthesis protein RibF, whose translation MKRAVTMGNFDGCHLGHQALFRTLKAVAEVNHLQPTVISFEPHSNYVLRGPGDPLLLTTTEEKREFVESLGIEFLVLPFTHELAKLPFDKFVRTELIEKREVVSMFFGHDHCFGAGGKGNYETITAAFPELSTQMLSMVLHKGERVSSSAVRNALLNGDVDRAQTYLGRPYRLSGTVVVGKRLGHTIGFPTANVQMEQFKFLPKGGVYVASARLSDGRIYRSVVNIGTQPTTPGTHNLAVEAYLLDFNEDIYGQHLALDLLAFLRPEKKFASIEDLVRQIGMDADTAKNYNGNHWAE comes from the coding sequence ATGAAACGCGCTGTGACAATGGGTAATTTTGACGGATGCCATTTGGGGCACCAGGCGCTTTTCCGTACGCTGAAAGCGGTTGCCGAAGTGAACCATTTGCAGCCGACGGTCATCAGCTTTGAACCCCATTCTAATTACGTCTTGCGTGGGCCGGGCGATCCGTTGCTCCTCACGACGACCGAAGAAAAACGCGAATTCGTCGAGAGCCTCGGTATTGAATTTTTGGTTTTGCCGTTCACGCACGAATTGGCAAAACTCCCGTTTGATAAATTTGTCCGCACGGAACTGATTGAAAAGCGCGAAGTCGTTTCGATGTTTTTTGGACATGACCATTGCTTTGGCGCTGGCGGCAAAGGCAATTACGAGACGATTACCGCTGCGTTCCCGGAACTCTCGACGCAGATGCTTTCAATGGTTTTGCACAAGGGCGAACGCGTGAGCTCTTCTGCAGTGCGCAATGCGCTTTTGAACGGCGATGTGGACCGCGCGCAGACTTATCTGGGGCGCCCGTATCGCTTGTCTGGAACTGTTGTGGTAGGCAAGCGCCTTGGTCATACGATCGGGTTTCCGACGGCTAATGTGCAGATGGAACAGTTCAAGTTCTTGCCGAAAGGCGGCGTGTATGTTGCAAGCGCAAGACTCTCGGACGGTCGCATTTATCGCTCTGTCGTGAACATCGGAACGCAACCGACAACGCCCGGAACGCATAACCTTGCGGTCGAAGCGTATCTGCTTGACTTTAACGAAGACATTTACGGCCAGCACTTAGCGCTGGACTTGCTCGCCTTCTTGCGCCCTGAAAAGAAATTCGCAAGCATTGAAGATTTGGTTCGCCAAATCGGCATGGACGCGGACACCGCCAAGAATTACAACGGAAACCATTGGGCGGAGTAG
- the truB gene encoding tRNA pseudouridine(55) synthase TruB produces the protein MSSSGFVLLDKIAGETSFKALFPLKRVFCTKRVGHAGTLDLRASGLIIAATGRATRLLPYIEAKDKCYTFRLHLGYETDTLEWDGEVVEQDKMGCHPGAEGDRIQCGVPSVTRADLEAVLPQFIGDIDQVPPNYSAVKIDGHRASDLANRGREIELKPRRIHIESLKVVGEGLVTEGCTGKSFASFDLECNCSKGTYIRSLGRDLARALGTCGCVSMIRRHRIGDVTVDRAVRGDALTPEHLLPVDQVLDFPVVRLNDDQVKAIRLGNWVPWRTPVENLSTTPGSEKFVFTADKDGAVIGLGVYDPGRICPKFFLGDD, from the coding sequence TTGTCCTCTTCCGGCTTCGTCCTCTTGGACAAAATTGCAGGTGAAACATCTTTTAAGGCCCTTTTCCCTCTGAAAAGGGTCTTTTGTACTAAACGCGTGGGCCACGCGGGTACGCTCGATTTGCGTGCAAGCGGGCTCATTATTGCTGCCACTGGTCGTGCAACGCGCCTTTTGCCCTACATTGAGGCGAAGGACAAGTGCTATACGTTCAGGCTCCACCTTGGCTACGAAACCGACACCCTGGAATGGGACGGGGAAGTCGTGGAACAGGATAAGATGGGTTGTCATCCTGGAGCCGAAGGCGATAGGATCCAGTGCGGAGTGCCTTCGGTGACGCGTGCGGACCTCGAAGCGGTTTTGCCGCAGTTCATTGGCGACATTGACCAGGTTCCGCCGAATTACAGTGCTGTGAAAATCGACGGACATCGCGCAAGCGACTTGGCAAATCGTGGTCGTGAAATTGAACTCAAGCCACGCCGCATCCATATCGAATCGCTCAAAGTCGTGGGCGAGGGGCTTGTGACGGAAGGCTGCACTGGCAAGAGCTTTGCCTCGTTTGATTTGGAATGCAACTGTAGCAAGGGAACGTACATCCGTTCGCTCGGTCGTGATTTGGCCCGTGCGCTTGGAACGTGCGGCTGCGTCTCGATGATCCGCCGCCATCGCATTGGCGATGTGACTGTGGATCGTGCTGTTCGCGGGGACGCTCTCACGCCGGAACATTTGCTCCCTGTGGACCAGGTGCTTGATTTTCCGGTTGTTCGCTTGAATGACGACCAGGTGAAAGCGATTCGTTTAGGAAATTGGGTGCCGTGGCGCACTCCTGTTGAAAATTTAAGCACGACGCCTGGGTCGGAAAAGTTTGTCTTTACCGCCGATAAAGATGGCGCTGTGATTGGGCTTGGCGTTTATGACCCGGGCCGCATTTGCCCCAAGTTCTTTTTAGGTGATGATTAA
- the rbfA gene encoding 30S ribosome-binding factor RbfA, which yields MTRRTDRLGEQFREEISKLIQKGLKDPRVSTLASITRVDITEDLSYAKALVSVMGSDKEKRDTLVGLNNSAGFIRGVLGKALKIFKVPELKFVLDENLEHAMHIEEILAELKQKGEL from the coding sequence ATGACTCGTAGAACCGATAGATTAGGCGAGCAGTTCCGCGAAGAGATCTCCAAGCTCATCCAGAAGGGCTTGAAGGATCCGCGCGTGAGCACTCTCGCGAGCATTACCCGTGTGGACATTACTGAAGACCTGAGCTATGCAAAGGCCCTCGTCTCGGTGATGGGTTCCGATAAAGAAAAGCGCGATACGCTTGTCGGACTCAACAATTCCGCCGGCTTTATCCGTGGCGTCTTGGGCAAGGCCTTGAAGATTTTCAAGGTTCCGGAGCTCAAGTTCGTTCTTGACGAAAATCTCGAACATGCCATGCACATTGAAGAAATCCTTGCAGAACTGAAGCAGAAAGGGGAACTTTAA
- the infB gene encoding translation initiation factor IF-2: MKPKDWADAHGLKVDVVMKLLRDAGVAVRTHMSKLDMADFAKIEDAAAAEKQKQDARNKNLKRPTASESDSSASAPAKKKETSVATNRLGLKVSLKKGPGPRKEAPKPAAKPELKSTIAKPAAPATVKPAAPAPAQVAPKPAAPAPAQVAPAAPAPKPAAPAPAPAAAPAAPAVKPAAPAPAPAPQAKPAAPAPAQAAPKPAAPAPAAKPAAPAVAKPAAPQPTMMSATTELKQPPMKAQVFKPDAAILARIEKSRQQAQAARNNHRPNGGNRNGGNGQGYTGTFGRLSNNGNGGNDNRNNNNNNRRPNGGNASSSSRGYTGRNGGFSSGSMQEAFNASNNNNQSLGQNNQNGKGNGKGQNGRHGNDKNRRSNTKDRQEMQREQQQEAVRQNVSRVMASLSKNPVKKVYHKEHSENNSGEEKKILKTSDFITVGELAGLMDQMPARVIAKCMEMGMMVTINARLDFETIQILADEFGYEAQLMEEYEEEALGIEEESQENLQPRHPVVTVMGHVDHGKTSLLDWIRKTHVVSGESGGITQHIGAYEVTTKQGKVTFLDTPGHEAFSAMRARGSQVTDVIVLVVAADSMVMPQTVECIELAKRENVPMVVAITKMDLPTANPDKIRAQLAERGVEVEQWGGQTSCIEVSARTGQGMDVLLETLALEAEILELKANPDTHARGAVVESKLDVGKGSMATILVQNGTLHVGDPFVCGIYAGRVRAMFNERGEQMKEAPPSAPCQVLGFDGTPQAGDELVVVEDEKTAREIASKRRMAARERDLRARKTVSLENSFNAKKEGTLSELNLIVKADVGGSAEALAASLEKLTNKEVRVNIIRKGVGTITESDILFATTAQAIIISFHLMPSLAVREMAQKEGIEIRNYRVIYDCIEDIKNAVEGLLKPIMREELVGEAEIRQVFKVPKVGLIAGCMVTDGEVDRTSHVRVYRNGIELGTTVVQSLKRMKDDVKSVARGFECGIGLKGYDDIKEGDSLIFFKEVKVARTLEDVAREEAEEKAKKAAEEAAAAKENA; this comes from the coding sequence ATGAAACCTAAGGATTGGGCTGATGCTCATGGATTGAAGGTTGATGTGGTGATGAAGCTGCTCCGCGATGCAGGCGTTGCAGTTCGTACCCATATGTCCAAATTGGATATGGCAGACTTTGCTAAAATCGAGGATGCTGCCGCTGCCGAAAAACAGAAGCAGGATGCCCGCAACAAGAATCTCAAGAGGCCGACCGCTTCTGAATCTGATTCTTCCGCTTCCGCTCCTGCAAAGAAGAAGGAAACGTCGGTTGCGACGAACAGACTTGGCTTGAAGGTGAGCCTCAAGAAAGGCCCGGGTCCCCGCAAGGAGGCTCCGAAGCCTGCTGCTAAACCGGAATTGAAATCCACGATTGCAAAACCCGCTGCTCCGGCTACCGTAAAACCGGCCGCCCCGGCCCCGGCACAAGTTGCACCGAAGCCTGCCGCACCTGCTCCGGCTCAAGTGGCTCCTGCCGCTCCGGCACCGAAGCCGGCAGCACCTGCTCCCGCACCGGCCGCAGCACCTGCTGCTCCGGCTGTTAAGCCCGCCGCTCCCGCCCCGGCCCCGGCACCTCAGGCAAAGCCTGCCGCCCCGGCGCCTGCACAAGCCGCTCCGAAGCCCGCTGCTCCTGCTCCGGCTGCAAAGCCTGCCGCTCCGGCCGTCGCAAAGCCCGCTGCTCCGCAGCCGACTATGATGTCTGCTACGACGGAACTCAAGCAGCCGCCGATGAAGGCTCAGGTCTTCAAGCCCGATGCAGCAATCCTTGCCCGTATCGAAAAGTCTCGCCAGCAGGCTCAGGCCGCTCGCAACAACCATCGCCCGAATGGCGGAAACCGCAATGGCGGCAATGGCCAGGGTTACACGGGTACGTTTGGCCGTCTCTCGAACAACGGCAATGGCGGTAACGATAACCGCAACAATAACAACAATAATCGTCGCCCGAACGGCGGTAACGCTAGCAGCAGTAGCCGCGGCTATACCGGTCGTAACGGTGGATTCTCCAGCGGTTCCATGCAGGAAGCTTTCAATGCTTCCAACAACAATAACCAGTCTCTCGGTCAGAACAACCAGAATGGTAAGGGCAATGGCAAGGGTCAGAACGGCCGCCATGGCAACGACAAGAACCGCCGCAGCAATACTAAGGACCGTCAGGAAATGCAGAGGGAACAGCAGCAGGAAGCCGTTCGTCAGAACGTTTCCCGCGTGATGGCATCCCTCTCCAAGAACCCGGTCAAGAAAGTTTATCACAAGGAACATTCCGAAAACAACTCGGGTGAAGAAAAGAAGATCCTCAAGACTTCTGACTTCATTACCGTGGGCGAACTCGCAGGTCTCATGGACCAGATGCCGGCACGCGTCATTGCAAAGTGCATGGAAATGGGCATGATGGTGACCATCAACGCTCGCCTTGATTTCGAAACGATCCAGATTTTGGCTGATGAATTCGGTTACGAAGCTCAGCTGATGGAAGAATACGAAGAAGAAGCTCTCGGCATCGAGGAAGAATCTCAGGAAAATCTCCAGCCGCGTCATCCGGTGGTTACCGTTATGGGCCACGTTGACCATGGTAAGACTTCTCTCCTCGACTGGATTCGTAAGACCCACGTGGTGTCCGGCGAATCGGGTGGCATTACGCAGCACATCGGTGCATACGAAGTCACCACCAAGCAGGGCAAGGTTACCTTCCTCGATACTCCGGGTCACGAAGCCTTCAGTGCTATGCGTGCTCGCGGTTCCCAGGTGACCGACGTTATCGTTCTCGTCGTAGCTGCTGACTCCATGGTGATGCCGCAGACGGTTGAATGTATTGAACTTGCAAAGCGCGAAAACGTCCCGATGGTCGTTGCCATTACAAAGATGGACCTCCCGACCGCAAACCCGGACAAGATTCGCGCCCAGCTCGCAGAACGCGGTGTGGAAGTCGAACAGTGGGGCGGTCAGACCAGCTGTATCGAAGTTTCTGCTCGTACGGGTCAGGGCATGGATGTCCTCCTTGAAACGCTCGCTCTCGAAGCTGAAATTCTTGAACTTAAAGCCAATCCGGATACGCACGCCCGTGGCGCTGTCGTTGAATCCAAGCTCGACGTGGGTAAGGGTTCCATGGCTACGATCCTCGTGCAGAACGGTACGCTCCATGTGGGTGACCCGTTTGTTTGCGGTATCTACGCTGGCCGTGTCCGTGCCATGTTTAACGAACGCGGTGAACAGATGAAGGAAGCTCCTCCTTCTGCTCCGTGTCAGGTGCTCGGCTTTGACGGTACTCCGCAGGCCGGTGACGAACTTGTCGTGGTGGAAGACGAAAAGACCGCACGTGAAATTGCTTCCAAGCGCCGTATGGCTGCTCGTGAACGCGATCTCCGCGCCCGTAAGACGGTCTCTCTCGAAAACTCCTTCAACGCAAAGAAGGAAGGTACGCTCTCCGAACTCAACCTCATCGTCAAGGCCGACGTGGGTGGTTCTGCAGAAGCTTTGGCCGCTTCCCTCGAAAAGCTTACCAACAAGGAAGTCCGCGTCAACATCATCCGCAAGGGCGTGGGTACGATTACTGAATCCGATATCCTGTTTGCAACGACCGCACAGGCTATCATTATTTCCTTCCACCTTATGCCGTCTCTCGCTGTCCGCGAAATGGCTCAGAAGGAAGGCATCGAAATCCGCAACTACCGCGTGATTTACGACTGCATTGAAGATATCAAGAACGCTGTGGAAGGCCTCCTCAAGCCGATCATGCGCGAAGAACTCGTTGGCGAAGCCGAAATCCGCCAGGTGTTCAAGGTCCCGAAGGTCGGTCTCATCGCTGGCTGTATGGTTACCGACGGCGAAGTCGACCGCACGAGCCATGTCCGCGTTTACCGCAACGGTATCGAACTCGGTACGACCGTGGTTCAGTCCTTGAAGCGTATGAAGGACGACGTCAAGTCTGTCGCTCGTGGCTTCGAGTGCGGTATCGGCCTCAAGGGTTACGACGATATCAAGGAAGGCGATAGCCTCATCTTCTTCAAGGAAGTCAAGGTCGCCCGTACGTTGGAAGACGTTGCCCGCGAAGAAGCTGAAGAAAAGGCAAAGAAGGCTGCTGAAGAAGCTGCCGCAGCGAAGGAAAACGCTTAA
- the nusA gene encoding transcription termination factor NusA — MKNEPKVNLLDVLKEVVEDKSVDDSVILDALKKALISAARKYLHIEKKINVDIDMETNEVHVFLNVEVVDDYPDYDPNMTADEVAEMDEGYMLVDEARDFNEDAQAGDSLYMELPTSSFGRQAIQTAKQLLTQHIRSAECQRIMDIYRSRIGTIINGTVLRLEQRNVIVDLGNKIEAELPAREQIPHERLTQGASVKAVIARVEESTKSGAQVILSRSNADFLKALLRQEVPEIYEGTVEIKAVARDSKNRRAKIAVYSRDEKIDPVGACVGMKGARVQTIVRELGNERIDIVHWDENFDVFVQRSLAPASVLKMFPVPDTDRIVIIVDDENLAQAIGKGGQNVELAGRLVDRKLDVHGEQEWSQMDEEAKNNILAPNYEDERRMRAKRMDEDRKAKAAAVKKDVNA; from the coding sequence ATGAAGAACGAACCGAAAGTAAACTTGCTCGACGTACTCAAGGAAGTCGTTGAAGACAAGAGTGTCGATGATTCCGTGATTTTGGACGCCCTCAAGAAGGCTCTTATTTCTGCGGCCCGCAAGTATCTGCACATCGAAAAGAAGATTAACGTCGATATCGACATGGAAACCAACGAAGTCCATGTGTTCTTGAACGTCGAAGTTGTTGATGACTATCCGGACTACGACCCGAACATGACTGCCGACGAAGTGGCTGAAATGGACGAAGGCTACATGCTCGTCGATGAAGCTCGCGACTTCAACGAAGATGCTCAGGCAGGCGACAGCCTTTATATGGAACTCCCGACCTCCTCCTTTGGTCGTCAGGCCATCCAGACTGCAAAGCAGCTCTTGACCCAGCACATCCGCAGTGCCGAATGCCAGCGCATCATGGACATCTACCGCAGCCGCATCGGTACGATCATCAACGGTACGGTGCTCCGTTTGGAACAACGTAATGTTATCGTTGACCTTGGCAACAAGATTGAAGCTGAGCTCCCGGCTCGCGAACAGATCCCGCACGAACGCTTGACTCAGGGCGCTTCTGTGAAGGCTGTGATTGCTCGCGTGGAAGAATCTACGAAGAGCGGTGCTCAGGTTATTTTGTCTAGATCCAACGCCGACTTCCTCAAGGCGCTTCTCCGTCAGGAAGTTCCGGAAATCTACGAAGGCACTGTCGAAATCAAGGCTGTTGCCCGTGACTCCAAGAATCGCCGTGCAAAGATTGCCGTCTATTCTCGTGACGAAAAGATTGACCCGGTTGGCGCTTGCGTCGGCATGAAGGGTGCTCGCGTGCAGACGATTGTCCGCGAACTCGGCAACGAACGTATCGACATCGTTCACTGGGACGAAAACTTCGATGTGTTCGTTCAGCGTTCCTTGGCTCCGGCTTCTGTCCTCAAGATGTTCCCGGTTCCGGATACGGACCGTATCGTGATCATCGTGGATGACGAAAACCTCGCTCAGGCTATCGGTAAGGGTGGCCAGAACGTGGAACTCGCCGGCCGTTTGGTGGATCGCAAGCTCGATGTCCATGGAGAACAGGAATGGTCTCAGATGGACGAAGAAGCCAAGAACAACATCCTCGCTCCGAACTATGAGGATGAAAGAAGAATGAGAGCGAAGCGTATGGACGAAGACAGAAAGGCAAAGGCCGCAGCTGTCAAGAAGGACGTGAACGCTTAA
- the rimP gene encoding ribosome maturation factor RimP, which produces MVAQEKLNSLIADACKSASVTLVEADVFRAGKRKTLRIFIDKPEGVTIDDCTNVSHFLSDALDLDPELIEGAYTLEVSSPGIDRPLKSMADFERNKGRLLRVTRSTGKPVTGELLNADEENLTLKLKGNAGEIVIPRSEVLSAKVEVEIK; this is translated from the coding sequence TTGGTCGCCCAAGAAAAACTGAATTCTCTCATTGCCGATGCATGCAAGTCCGCATCTGTTACGCTTGTGGAAGCTGATGTGTTCCGTGCTGGCAAACGCAAGACATTGCGAATCTTTATCGACAAGCCCGAAGGTGTTACTATCGATGACTGCACGAACGTGAGTCATTTCCTTTCGGATGCGCTGGACCTGGATCCCGAGTTGATCGAGGGCGCTTATACGCTTGAAGTTTCTTCTCCGGGAATAGACCGCCCCCTCAAGTCTATGGCGGATTTTGAACGCAACAAGGGGCGCCTGCTCCGTGTGACACGCTCGACGGGCAAGCCAGTGACTGGTGAACTTTTGAATGCCGACGAAGAAAATCTGACGCTCAAGCTCAAGGGCAATGCCGGCGAAATCGTCATACCGCGGTCCGAAGTGCTTTCGGCCAAGGTCGAAGTAGAAATTAAATAG
- a CDS encoding fibro-slime domain-containing protein, with protein sequence MNRNKRKMALIVPMMMFCAACSEVDPAPDDPVSGSPEKTTCPTDGARPLAKEGSSAEISSLNLDVVIRDFQQNHSDFENFSEETVEHLDDIYSYESTTGAAMKAFGFDEEWYSAAAYHSSCGNMYSFEKNGTGIQIGVDGLPMRKNPVLPEYLQQVSAGPVLEYGECFQVVNVQSGIKFLRGYKNALGNVNGDKCSDEKNNWANPVVYTPGMVNPHLLFNNMGDDGSVDMYDVVIQKLNERCDNKNFDQWFVDDPTVNKRVNMVLELPKSTDESNDFVYNFNSNNGGFFPLDSVNPVNHEWVSAKSCIEFIQPTGSCEVFEPQSLSIFCPPYDYQYARTQEDLSGQNTYKLCADWLNAGGPRAVNSNGTGHSAALQAAIANGKLGLQHLRNYGFTMMGYMSFQYKASNQLPEPEELKFVSSGDLWVFVDGVLVIDLGGTHMPAPGSVKIQTLAQNNHGCHIGEPLAQHSNCEGASDVTGWADGSLHHLHFFVANRQTEISDFSMSLPSSFAVDPGEIAGSGESDKKGADDENCVN encoded by the coding sequence ATGAATAGGAATAAAAGAAAGATGGCACTAATTGTGCCTATGATGATGTTTTGCGCCGCTTGCTCAGAAGTTGACCCGGCGCCAGATGATCCTGTTAGTGGATCTCCAGAAAAAACGACTTGCCCTACGGATGGGGCTAGACCTCTTGCGAAAGAGGGGAGTAGTGCTGAAATTTCTTCGCTTAATTTAGATGTCGTTATTCGCGATTTTCAGCAGAATCATTCTGATTTTGAAAATTTCTCGGAAGAAACGGTTGAACATCTGGATGATATCTATAGCTATGAGAGTACAACCGGCGCTGCCATGAAAGCTTTTGGCTTTGATGAAGAATGGTATTCGGCTGCGGCTTATCATAGTTCATGTGGCAATATGTATTCTTTTGAAAAAAATGGTACTGGAATACAAATTGGCGTAGATGGCTTACCGATGCGGAAAAATCCTGTTTTGCCAGAGTATTTGCAGCAGGTTTCTGCGGGTCCGGTCTTGGAATACGGGGAATGCTTTCAGGTTGTGAATGTTCAATCTGGGATTAAGTTTTTACGCGGCTACAAAAATGCTCTTGGTAACGTGAATGGCGATAAGTGCTCTGATGAAAAAAATAATTGGGCAAACCCGGTTGTTTATACACCGGGCATGGTGAATCCTCATTTGTTGTTTAATAACATGGGCGATGACGGATCTGTCGATATGTATGATGTTGTCATCCAAAAGCTGAATGAACGCTGTGACAATAAGAACTTTGACCAGTGGTTTGTGGATGATCCTACTGTAAACAAGCGCGTCAATATGGTTCTTGAACTTCCGAAGTCCACAGACGAAAGTAATGACTTTGTTTACAATTTTAATTCTAATAATGGAGGGTTCTTCCCGCTAGATAGCGTGAATCCGGTGAATCATGAATGGGTAAGTGCAAAATCTTGTATTGAATTTATCCAGCCGACGGGTTCTTGTGAAGTCTTTGAACCTCAGTCGCTCTCTATTTTCTGTCCGCCTTATGATTATCAGTATGCAAGAACTCAGGAGGATCTGTCTGGTCAGAACACCTATAAGCTTTGTGCAGACTGGTTGAATGCGGGTGGTCCGCGTGCTGTAAATTCTAATGGTACTGGACATAGCGCCGCCTTGCAGGCCGCAATAGCAAATGGAAAACTTGGTTTGCAACACTTGCGCAATTATGGTTTTACCATGATGGGGTACATGAGTTTCCAGTATAAGGCGTCAAACCAGTTGCCGGAACCAGAAGAACTGAAGTTTGTTAGTAGTGGAGACTTGTGGGTGTTTGTCGATGGTGTTTTGGTCATTGATTTGGGCGGTACGCACATGCCTGCTCCGGGTAGTGTAAAAATACAGACTCTAGCCCAAAATAATCATGGTTGCCATATCGGAGAACCGTTAGCGCAGCATTCGAATTGTGAGGGGGCTTCTGATGTGACGGGCTGGGCGGATGGATCCTTGCACCATTTGCATTTCTTTGTCGCTAACCGTCAGACCGAAATCTCTGATTTCTCGATGTCGCTACCTTCGTCTTTTGCTGTTGATCCTGGAGAAATTGCAGGTTCTGGTGAATCGGATAAGAAGGGCGCTGATGACGAAAATTGCGTTAATTGA
- a CDS encoding NUDIX domain-containing protein: MIEYTFAAEIAEEDKPVILESKIYKQWLEASEKKFNITKVHFASVDYFSKRHEPLFIKLNATAFLPDGKPVHGIVLVRGHAVGVLVVLHCEGKRYLLLVRQPRFAISETASLEIPAGILDWSGDFRKVALSELEEEAQIKAKDSELIDLMDFWYKGSSEGFAGSCGLLDERIRLYAIERSVTREELEAMDGKNQTYTDENEWIRTEVLPYEEAAHKFIDGKNLIALFLYERWLEAQKVYY; encoded by the coding sequence ATGATTGAATATACCTTTGCCGCTGAAATTGCCGAAGAAGACAAGCCTGTAATTCTTGAAAGCAAGATTTATAAGCAGTGGCTTGAAGCTTCTGAAAAAAAATTCAATATCACGAAGGTGCATTTTGCTTCGGTCGACTATTTTAGCAAGCGCCACGAACCGCTGTTCATCAAGCTGAATGCGACCGCTTTTTTGCCGGACGGCAAGCCGGTGCATGGGATTGTGCTTGTGCGTGGCCATGCCGTGGGTGTGCTTGTCGTGCTCCATTGCGAAGGCAAACGCTATTTGCTCTTGGTGCGCCAACCGCGATTTGCAATCTCGGAAACGGCGTCGCTTGAAATCCCGGCGGGGATTCTCGACTGGTCGGGCGATTTTCGCAAGGTGGCGCTCTCGGAACTTGAAGAAGAAGCGCAAATCAAGGCTAAGGATTCTGAACTGATTGACTTGATGGACTTCTGGTACAAGGGCTCAAGCGAAGGCTTTGCCGGGAGCTGTGGTCTTTTGGACGAGCGCATCCGCCTTTATGCGATTGAACGTAGCGTGACGCGCGAAGAACTTGAAGCGATGGATGGCAAGAACCAGACCTACACCGACGAGAACGAATGGATCCGTACGGAAGTTTTGCCGTACGAAGAAGCTGCTCACAAGTTCATTGATGGAAAGAACCTGATTGCGTTGTTCTTGTACGAACGCTGGCTCGAAGCCCAGAAAGTGTATTATTAG